Proteins co-encoded in one Sinobacterium norvegicum genomic window:
- a CDS encoding TIGR03032 family protein: MKQDASTSARIVGDDVQDEINNPFHLTFSKGMISWMTQLNVALAFTTYTAGKLILAGPNRGHLTVSERNFGRAMAMWPTDNGLLLSTEYQIWRFENGLKPGHQYEQWDKIFLPRACHVTGAVDTHDFAYDKDGRMLAAITLYNCIATIDDSGCFTPLWKPEFISDISGEDRCHLNGFCMEDGELAYASVVGASNTAQGWRDHRVDGGMIIDTRTNAVVCSGLSMPHSPRLYQGKLWILEAGTGWFGYVDIDSGEFIKVTWCPGFTRGLRFFGGFALVGISKPRHKTFQDLPLDEQLKQRDCEPECGVYIINLNSGEVEHRLTITGSVEEIYDVGLIENTQSPMLVGLQGKEVRRWIQVGEDNRQL; encoded by the coding sequence ATGAAACAAGACGCATCGACCTCCGCCCGCATTGTTGGCGATGATGTTCAAGATGAGATCAACAACCCTTTTCACCTGACCTTTTCAAAGGGCATGATCAGCTGGATGACTCAGCTTAACGTCGCCCTGGCCTTTACCACCTATACCGCTGGTAAATTAATACTGGCAGGCCCCAACCGTGGCCATCTGACTGTTTCAGAGCGAAATTTTGGCCGCGCCATGGCCATGTGGCCGACCGACAATGGGCTGCTATTGAGTACCGAATACCAAATTTGGCGGTTTGAAAACGGCCTCAAACCAGGCCATCAATACGAACAGTGGGATAAGATATTTTTACCCCGAGCCTGCCACGTCACCGGCGCCGTCGATACCCATGACTTTGCCTATGACAAAGACGGCAGAATGCTCGCCGCCATTACTCTCTATAACTGTATTGCCACCATCGATGACAGCGGCTGTTTTACCCCGCTTTGGAAGCCTGAGTTTATCAGTGACATCAGCGGTGAAGACCGCTGCCATCTCAATGGTTTTTGCATGGAAGATGGCGAACTGGCCTATGCCTCAGTCGTCGGCGCCTCCAATACGGCTCAGGGCTGGCGCGATCACCGCGTCGACGGCGGCATGATTATCGATACACGCACCAATGCGGTAGTGTGCAGCGGCCTGTCAATGCCGCACTCTCCCCGTCTTTATCAGGGCAAGCTATGGATTTTAGAGGCTGGTACAGGCTGGTTTGGTTACGTTGATATCGACAGCGGTGAGTTTATCAAGGTGACCTGGTGCCCAGGCTTTACCCGCGGTTTACGCTTTTTTGGCGGCTTTGCCCTGGTGGGTATATCCAAGCCTCGACACAAGACCTTTCAAGACCTTCCCCTCGACGAACAGTTAAAGCAGCGTGACTGCGAACCCGAATGCGGCGTCTATATCATCAACCTCAACAGCGGCGAGGTAGAGCATCGGCTGACGATTACCGGCTCGGTGGAAGAGATTTATGATGTCGGTCTGATCGAAAATACGCAATCACCAATGCTTGTTGGACTGCAGGGTAAAGAGGTGCGACGCTGGATACAGGTTGGAGAGGATAACCGTCAGCTATAA
- a CDS encoding thioredoxin family protein, translating to MIKMRNALMTLLLPIGLCFNASISHATETAAEVMLPAYSTEYSPKRNPFDDANKAIALAHAENKNVFIEVGGSWCGWCYKFDATLKKNRELNQAFYQQFVVLKVSVDDENDNAEFIKGLPPFTGYPHFFVADSQGKVFLSQTPTDFVADGEFVDQRIVNFIDAVAQRTASQ from the coding sequence ATGATCAAAATGCGCAACGCACTGATGACACTACTATTGCCGATTGGCCTGTGCTTTAACGCCAGTATTAGTCATGCCACAGAGACCGCCGCCGAAGTAATGCTACCGGCCTATAGCACAGAGTATTCGCCCAAACGAAACCCCTTCGATGATGCCAACAAGGCTATTGCCCTCGCCCATGCAGAGAATAAAAACGTCTTTATTGAGGTGGGCGGTAGCTGGTGCGGCTGGTGTTATAAGTTCGACGCCACGCTGAAGAAGAACCGCGAACTCAATCAGGCTTTTTACCAACAATTCGTGGTGCTCAAGGTCAGCGTCGACGATGAAAACGACAACGCCGAATTCATTAAAGGGCTGCCGCCGTTTACCGGCTATCCTCACTTCTTTGTCGCCGACAGTCAGGGGAAAGTTTTTCTGTCCCAAACCCCAACTGACTTTGTCGCCGATGGCGAATTTGTTGACCAACGTATTGTTAATTTTATCGATGCCGTCGCCCAACGCACCGCATCGCAATAG
- a CDS encoding gluconate 2-dehydrogenase subunit 3 family protein, with product MNNPFLAPTAAEPQKLNGGISRRHFVQGLAGASILVPVSASAINQAAEALVEERDKDPWLTLGLVQQLVLPNDGNGPGASEINALAYLRAVSEQPQLDTDSKAFIFNGVNWVNDVAMQSHQQHFSALNNEQQRLLLTTVAKSRAGENWLSMHVRYLFEALLSSPGYGSNIDQIGWQWLQHSGGFPQPSEQKLWFNLERRS from the coding sequence ATGAACAACCCTTTTCTCGCCCCCACCGCCGCTGAACCGCAAAAGTTGAACGGTGGTATCAGTCGTCGCCACTTTGTTCAAGGCCTCGCCGGTGCCAGCATACTCGTTCCCGTCTCGGCCTCGGCAATCAACCAAGCGGCTGAGGCGCTGGTTGAGGAACGCGATAAAGACCCGTGGCTCACCCTCGGGCTGGTACAGCAGTTAGTGTTACCCAACGATGGTAATGGCCCCGGCGCCAGCGAGATCAACGCCCTGGCTTATCTGCGCGCAGTCAGCGAACAGCCCCAGTTAGATACCGATTCAAAAGCCTTTATTTTCAATGGCGTTAACTGGGTCAACGACGTTGCCATGCAATCTCATCAACAACATTTCTCGGCACTCAACAACGAGCAACAGCGTCTATTACTCACCACGGTTGCCAAGTCTAGGGCGGGGGAGAACTGGCTATCAATGCACGTCCGCTATCTGTTTGAGGCCTTGTTGTCGTCACCGGGCTATGGCTCGAATATCGATCAAATAGGCTGGCAGTGGCTACAACACAGCGGCGGTTTCCCGCAGCCGTCAGAGCAAAAACTATGGTTTAACTTGGAGCGCCGTAGCTAA
- a CDS encoding GMC family oxidoreductase, which translates to MTKTIQTEQSFDAIIIGSGAGAGPVALRLSEQGKKVLVLEKGPWYSEDDYFKDEMAATRRSVYTPQLKNEFHSLEEEYTDGSWRSETTKQSGWSFWNGNTVGGSSNFMSGFFYRLKPTDFRLKTEYGAIDGANVVDWPIDYQEMEPYYAMAEHRVGISGKVAEHRFLEPRSEADFPIPPTAEHAISGWFDSSCQQLGFTPLRTARAVLSVPQEHRKSCEYAGYCGSYGCATGAKGSARAALLDPAVATGNCEIRPHSKVFKIATDSKGEAQGVHYYDRRGNEQIAYAEIYVVACQAIESARLLLLSTGEKHPDGLGNNSGQVGKNLLFSAGGVGHGDFHYDQLEQNKAEQLKVIGPFVNRGLQDWYQIDDKQFGSKAKGGTIDFLFAHPNAISRANRIRFDDNNSLRWGSELKTALHDSFTQSRTFDFEVFNDWLPTDNCYVDLDRDNTDQWGQPVAKVRLGYHPHDLKVGEYLSQQGEKVLTQMGAQNVRSSVSGSPPANLQAGGCRFGDDPATSVLDRDCRVHDCGNVFVSDGSFMPTGGSVPYTWTIYANAFRVADIIGKQLG; encoded by the coding sequence ATGACCAAGACGATACAAACAGAACAATCCTTCGATGCCATCATCATTGGCAGCGGTGCCGGTGCCGGCCCGGTTGCCCTTCGTCTGAGTGAACAGGGTAAGAAAGTCTTGGTGTTAGAAAAAGGCCCCTGGTATAGCGAGGATGACTATTTCAAAGATGAGATGGCAGCGACCCGACGCAGCGTCTATACGCCACAATTAAAAAACGAGTTTCACAGCTTGGAAGAGGAATACACTGACGGCAGTTGGCGCAGTGAAACTACCAAGCAGTCTGGCTGGAGTTTTTGGAACGGCAATACCGTCGGCGGTTCCTCCAATTTCATGAGCGGATTTTTCTATCGGTTAAAACCCACTGACTTTCGATTAAAGACTGAGTATGGCGCCATCGACGGCGCCAACGTGGTCGACTGGCCCATCGACTACCAGGAGATGGAACCCTATTACGCCATGGCCGAGCATCGTGTTGGTATCAGCGGCAAGGTGGCTGAACACCGTTTCTTAGAGCCACGTTCTGAGGCCGACTTCCCCATTCCCCCAACCGCTGAACACGCCATCAGCGGCTGGTTTGACAGCAGTTGTCAGCAGCTAGGCTTCACCCCGCTGCGCACCGCTCGGGCGGTATTATCGGTGCCGCAGGAACATCGTAAGAGCTGTGAATATGCGGGCTACTGCGGCAGTTATGGCTGTGCCACCGGCGCCAAGGGTAGCGCCAGAGCGGCACTGTTAGACCCGGCAGTAGCAACGGGGAACTGCGAAATAAGACCGCACAGCAAGGTTTTTAAAATCGCCACCGACAGCAAGGGTGAGGCTCAAGGCGTGCATTATTACGATCGCCGTGGCAACGAACAAATTGCCTATGCCGAAATCTATGTGGTGGCCTGTCAGGCCATTGAGTCTGCCCGTTTACTGCTGTTATCAACCGGGGAAAAACACCCTGACGGCCTCGGCAACAACAGTGGCCAGGTGGGAAAAAACTTGCTGTTCTCCGCCGGCGGCGTCGGCCACGGCGATTTCCATTATGACCAACTCGAACAGAACAAAGCCGAGCAACTGAAAGTGATAGGCCCCTTTGTTAACCGCGGTTTGCAGGACTGGTATCAGATTGACGACAAACAGTTTGGCAGCAAGGCCAAGGGCGGCACCATCGATTTCTTGTTTGCCCATCCCAATGCCATCTCCCGCGCCAATCGCATTCGTTTCGATGATAACAACAGCCTGCGCTGGGGCAGCGAGTTAAAAACGGCGTTGCACGACAGCTTTACTCAATCCCGCACCTTCGATTTTGAAGTGTTTAATGATTGGCTGCCCACGGATAATTGCTATGTTGATCTCGATCGCGACAACACCGACCAATGGGGGCAGCCGGTGGCCAAGGTGAGACTGGGTTATCATCCCCACGATTTGAAGGTAGGCGAATATTTATCGCAGCAGGGCGAGAAGGTCTTAACGCAGATGGGGGCGCAGAATGTGCGCTCCAGTGTCAGTGGCTCACCGCCGGCTAACCTTCAGGCCGGCGGTTGCCGCTTCGGTGACGACCCCGCCACCTCGGTACTCGACCGGGACTGTCGCGTCCACGACTGCGGTAATGTCTTCGTCAGCGATGGCAGCTTTATGCCGACTGGCGGCAGCGTGCCTTATACCTGGACGATATACGCCAATGCCTTTCGCGTCGCCGACATTATCGGCAAGCAGCTCGGGTAA
- a CDS encoding M48 family metallopeptidase — protein MDFFSQQDQARRQTGRLVLLFLVAVTCLIVLTNIGVALIFGMLLGQTQGSVSVIDYINWQSFGKISLLVVGVIACAIVYKWLQLGSGGKAVAESLGGQRVAPNSDNHGHQQLLNVVEEMALAANMPVPAVYLLADEPGVNAFAAGNTPADAVIGITDGALQLFDRDQLQGVIAHEFSHILNGDMRLNIRLIALLHGILFIGMIGESMVYGRYRRHRRGYHSRRHYHSSSRSDSDNKGAQIGLLFIVIGWLGRFFGGMIKAAVSRQREFLADASAVQFTRNPDGIADALKIIAGHGQGASVDSPNAEQASHLFFGQALARARGMFATHPPLDQRIQQIQPDWDGQYLRPKPAVEQPDAVAPPSADPLATVVGAATAASVLSSVSAASTAAHDTVEGQRESTELASLRRQLSEPFGACALVFALLLDSEQVLQQRQLKIITDTGMQGLSLQSLQFKQWLDETADVQRLALIDRAMPALKCLSENQYRAFNKAMLLMIRSDGEYTLLEWCLFQLVSHYMAGEFSRPRQSRPRYKKVNEVAEEYTVLLSALAHFGRDKVNGDEGNDQSGDEAVEAAFQRGANTAGLYNIELQPLASFSMEGFIKAANRLVNCYPLLKPRLIKGMKACALNDGIITAPEQELIAAIAAMLDCPTAALQLDDSMPS, from the coding sequence ATGGATTTTTTTAGTCAACAAGACCAAGCCCGTCGACAAACGGGGCGGCTGGTACTGCTATTTTTAGTGGCGGTGACCTGCCTGATTGTACTCACCAATATTGGCGTCGCGCTGATCTTTGGTATGTTGCTTGGCCAAACTCAGGGCAGTGTCAGCGTCATCGATTACATCAACTGGCAAAGCTTCGGCAAGATCAGCCTGTTGGTGGTCGGAGTGATTGCCTGCGCCATTGTCTATAAATGGCTTCAGCTTGGCAGTGGCGGCAAGGCGGTGGCCGAATCCCTTGGTGGCCAACGCGTTGCGCCCAACAGTGACAACCATGGCCATCAACAACTGCTCAATGTGGTCGAGGAGATGGCGCTGGCGGCGAATATGCCGGTGCCGGCGGTATACCTGTTGGCCGATGAGCCGGGGGTCAACGCCTTTGCCGCCGGCAACACCCCGGCCGATGCGGTCATCGGCATTACCGACGGCGCCTTACAACTGTTCGACCGCGACCAGCTACAGGGGGTGATTGCCCATGAGTTCAGTCATATCTTAAACGGTGATATGCGGCTGAATATCCGCCTGATCGCGCTGCTACACGGTATTTTATTCATCGGCATGATCGGCGAATCGATGGTCTATGGTCGCTACCGCCGCCACCGTCGGGGCTATCACAGTCGTCGTCACTACCATTCGAGCAGCCGCAGTGACTCCGATAACAAGGGCGCTCAGATCGGCCTATTATTTATTGTTATTGGTTGGCTGGGGCGTTTTTTCGGCGGCATGATAAAAGCGGCGGTCAGCCGTCAGCGAGAGTTCCTGGCCGATGCCTCGGCGGTACAGTTTACCCGCAACCCCGATGGCATTGCCGATGCGCTGAAAATTATTGCCGGCCACGGTCAGGGCGCCAGTGTCGACAGCCCTAATGCCGAGCAGGCCAGCCATCTGTTCTTTGGTCAGGCACTGGCCAGGGCGCGGGGCATGTTTGCCACCCATCCGCCGTTGGATCAACGCATTCAACAGATACAGCCAGACTGGGACGGTCAATACCTCCGCCCCAAGCCCGCCGTTGAGCAGCCAGATGCCGTTGCGCCGCCATCTGCGGATCCACTGGCCACCGTCGTTGGGGCGGCGACTGCCGCGTCGGTGCTGAGTTCGGTGTCGGCGGCCAGCACTGCAGCTCACGACACGGTCGAGGGCCAGCGCGAGTCAACAGAGTTGGCCAGCCTGCGGCGGCAGCTGAGCGAGCCCTTCGGCGCCTGTGCCCTGGTGTTTGCCTTACTGCTCGATAGTGAGCAGGTGTTACAGCAGCGTCAGCTGAAAATCATTACCGATACCGGCATGCAGGGCTTGTCGCTGCAGAGCCTGCAGTTTAAACAGTGGTTGGATGAGACCGCCGATGTGCAGCGTTTGGCGCTGATCGACAGGGCCATGCCGGCATTAAAGTGTTTGTCTGAAAACCAATACCGGGCCTTTAACAAGGCGATGCTGTTGATGATTCGCAGCGATGGTGAATACACCCTGCTGGAATGGTGTCTGTTTCAGTTGGTCAGCCACTATATGGCCGGTGAATTTTCTCGTCCGCGGCAGAGTCGGCCCCGTTATAAAAAAGTGAACGAGGTGGCCGAGGAATATACCGTGCTGTTATCGGCGCTGGCGCACTTTGGTCGCGACAAGGTGAACGGTGACGAGGGCAATGACCAGAGCGGCGACGAGGCAGTAGAGGCGGCTTTTCAGCGCGGTGCCAATACTGCCGGCTTGTATAATATTGAACTGCAGCCGCTGGCGAGTTTTTCCATGGAGGGCTTTATCAAGGCGGCCAACCGACTGGTTAACTGCTACCCGTTACTCAAGCCGCGCTTAATCAAGGGGATGAAAGCCTGTGCCCTGAACGACGGTATCATCACCGCGCCAGAGCAAGAACTCATTGCGGCCATCGCCGCCATGCTGGATTGCCCGACAGCGGCGCTGCAGCTGGATGATTCGATGCCGTCTTAA